The following coding sequences lie in one Benincasa hispida cultivar B227 chromosome 6, ASM972705v1, whole genome shotgun sequence genomic window:
- the LOC120079056 gene encoding cytochrome c oxidase subunit 6b-2 isoform X2, with the protein MAEIELKTAPADFRFPTTNQTRHCFTRYIEFHRCLTAKGEESGECERFAKYYRALCPGEWVDKWNEQRENGTFPGPL; encoded by the exons ATGGCCGAG ATTGAGCTGAAAACAGCACCTGCTGACTTCCGATTCCCTACTACAAACCAAACCAGGCACTGTTTCACTCGTTACATTGAGTTCCACAG GTGCCTGACAGCAAAGGGTGAGGAGTCTGGTGAATGTGAGAGATTTGCAAAGTACTATCGTGCTCTTTGCCCTGGTGAATGG GTCGATAAATGGAATGAGCAGAGGGAGAACGGCACTTTCCCCGGCCCTCTTTGA
- the LOC120079056 gene encoding cytochrome c oxidase subunit 6b-2 isoform X1, whose amino-acid sequence MSPQIELKTAPADFRFPTTNQTRHCFTRYIEFHRCLTAKGEESGECERFAKYYRALCPGEWVDKWNEQRENGTFPGPL is encoded by the exons ATGTCTCCTCAGATTGAGCTGAAAACAGCACCTGCTGACTTCCGATTCCCTACTACAAACCAAACCAGGCACTGTTTCACTCGTTACATTGAGTTCCACAG GTGCCTGACAGCAAAGGGTGAGGAGTCTGGTGAATGTGAGAGATTTGCAAAGTACTATCGTGCTCTTTGCCCTGGTGAATGG GTCGATAAATGGAATGAGCAGAGGGAGAACGGCACTTTCCCCGGCCCTCTTTGA
- the LOC120079313 gene encoding protein FLX-like 4, producing the protein MSTRETLQPLYNGRPVKAPGLMRHGPFPGSDSAVSHKSLELLEDKLAVQTSDIEKLARENHKLATAHVTLRQELVAAENEIQTVRAHIRSIQTESDIQTRVLLDKIAKMEASIEAGEGLKKDLQQAHMEAQSLVKDKQELTFQIQQATQELNKAESDIKNLPNLHAELEDLRKEHQRLRGTFEHEKGRNIEQVEQMKATEMNLISLAREVERLRAEVLNVEKRAYAPNAYGGTYVNLDPSYPPHMPGANDYVDMYGRSQVAVPSVAPGDSQIPHSIDHALASTGTIAGVAAPIGSSAAWEATFDPSIPRR; encoded by the exons ATGTCCACGAGGGAAACTCTTCAACCACTATACAATGGACGTCCTGTTAAGGCTCCAGGGTTGATGCGCCATGGTCCTTTTCCTGGATCAGATTCTGCTGTCAGCCACAAATCTCTTGAATTATTAGAGGATAAATTAGCTGTACAGACATCTGACATAGAAAAACTTGCAAGGGAAAATCATAAGTTGGCAACTGCTCATGTCACTTTGAGGCAAGAGCTCGTGGCCGCCGAGAATGAAATACAAACTGTGCGGGCACATATTCGAAGCATTCAGACAGAAAGTGATATTCAGACGAGAGTATTGCTAGATAAGATTGCAAAAATGGAAGCAAGTATTGAAGCTGGAGAGGGGCTGAAGAAGGACTTGCAGCAGGCCCACATGGAGGCTCAGAGCTTGGTCAAGGACAAACAAGAATTAACCTTCCAAATTCAACAAGCAACCCAGGAATTGAATAAAGCAGAGTCTGATATTAAGAATCTACCTAATTTACATGCTGAGCTCGAGGATTTGAGGAAAGAACACCAAAGGTTAAG AGGAACATTTGAGCATGAAAAAGGTAGGAACATAGAACAAGTAGAGCAAATGAAAGCAACAGAAATGAATCTGATTTCCCTTGCAAGAGAAGTAGAGAGGTTGCGAGCCGAGGTTTTGAACGTGGAAAAAAGGGCATATG CACCAAATGCATATGGCGGCACGTACGTGAATTTGGATCCTTCATACCCACCTCACATGCCCGGAGCCAATGACTATGTTGACATGTATGGAAGGTCGCAAGTTGCAGTGCCTTCTGTGGCGCCAGGAGACAGTCAAATTCCACATTCCATTGATCATGCCCTGGCCAGCACTGGAACGATTGCGGGTGTGGCTGCCCCCATTGGTAGCAGTGCTGCCTGGGAAGCGACATTTGATCCTTCCATTCCTCGAAGGTGA